The genomic DNA GCGCAGTGACGGCGCGATGGCGCGTGGCAGTGAAGCATCGGTTGCCGACGAGAACCTGCTGCGCGGGCTGAGCAAGGGGCTGGCCGTGCTGAAAACTCCGGCTCGGCGGGATGACGCGTTGGCGCCGACCGGAAACTGAGCCAGTGGGGGTGCGGATAAAAACCTGGACTGGTTTTATGCCGCAAGTCCAAGACTCACCTTGTATTCGATCGGGCTGAGGGCACCCAGGGAGATCTTGATCCGCTTCTCGTTGCACCAGCGAATGTACGAGTCGACCACTTCAATGAACTGCTCGATGGTCGAGCCCTTCCAGTCCCGAGGATAGAGCAGCTCGTTCTTTAGCCGGCCGAAGAAGCCATCGCAGGCCGCGTTTTCAGGAGAGCAGGCCTTGCGGGACATGGAGTGTGTAAGGTTCGCCTCGCTCATTCTCGATAGCCAGCCTAGCCAGCGGTAGTGGCACACGCGGTCGGAGTGAGCCACAGGCCGGCCTGCGGTGACCGTCACCGTCTCGATGGCTGCATCCAGCATGGTGTTGACCAGCTCAGCGTCCGGGCTCGCGCCAACGGTCCAGGTCACCACCATGCCGTCGAAGCAATCGATGATCGGCGACAGGTAAACCTTGCCTGATGGGATCTGGAATTCCGTGATGTCGGGCAGCCATTTCTCGTTGGGCGCTGCAGCCTGGAAGGTTCGGTTGACGATGTTCTCCGGTGCTGGACTGGTCTCCCCAAGGTTCGAGGCGTATCTGCGCTTCTTGTGGATTGGAACAACCGGGCGCTCCTGCTTCATCAGCCGCTGCACCACCTTCTACGAGATGTTGAGCTGCTGCCTGGTCAATGAGGCCTGCAGCCTGCGGTAGCCGTAGCAACGGTGGTTCGACTCAAAGATCTCGGTGATGGACTGCCGCACTTGGAGGTACTTGTCGCCCACCACTGTGCGGGCCCGATGCTAGAAGTACGAGCTACGTCCAAGGCCCAAATGTGCGAGGAGCTCTGGCAAGCCGTAATGCTCCTTGAGGGCGCCAATCAGCAGTGTCTTCTCCCTGTTGGACAGGAGCTGCAGATCGACGCCCAGGCCTTTTTTAGCAGTTCATTGGCCTTATTCAATAGGTCCTGCTCAAGGCGTAGCTGCCTGACTTCGCGGCGCAACGTCTCAACCTCGCGCTGGAGCTCGTCGCGCTCTTGAGCCCGCGGGGATTGATTGGTGTGTTTCATGGATGCGGGTGCCTCTCGTCCCAGAAGCTGGTTCTTCCACTTGTACAACGTCGGCCTGCCCACGCCAAGCTTCTGAGCAACCACCGGTGCACTTCCCTCACGAGTGCACAGTTCGAGGACCGCCAGCTTCTTCAGTTGCGGCGGCCGAGGTGCACTGACGGCCCTGCCGACAACGCGCTGCCGGCAGTCGTGGTCCAGTTCATAAATTCAGGAACGCAAAAAAATCACGGCACGGATAGCCCAACGCCTTGACCGTGGAGGCGATGCAGCGCCCGTGCTCGGCGTAGTGTTTGACAGCCCGCTCCTTCTGAATTTGAGAATACTTCGGCTTCGAGCGCACGTAGCCGGACGACAGGTCCAGGTGCCGCTCGTACTCCTCATGCCAGCTCTTCAAATAGTTCTTCGTCGGGTACCCCAACTGGCGGATAGTCGCCCCGGTGCGCTTGCCAGCTTGACGTAGAGCGTGACCGCTCGGATGCGGTCTTCGGATGAATACATGAACTACCTCCAGATAGTCCAAGTTTCCGCCGTACCCCCGTTACAACGATCCTTGGGTTTCTGGGAGGGAAGAGGGAGTTGCCTTACGCCCCTAGTCGGTCCAACAAGCTGTAATAAGCGACCCCGGCCGCGATATAGAACCGCTGTAGTCCGTGTAGTGGAATGGGTTGTAGTGGCGTAAGCGGGAAGGGGCAATCCGCTGGACTGCCTCCAGCCATCAGAGCTGCTGCCTGCCGGCCAAGGCTCGTGGCCATGGCGATGCCGCGCCCGTTGTAGCCCAGTGCCATGGTGATGCCTGGTGCCGGCTTGTGCAGGTGGGGCATGAAGTCGCGCGTGACGGCGATGCGGCCGGCCCAGCGGTATTCGTACCGCAGTGGTCCCAGGCTAGGGAACATGAGCTCCACGGCGCGTTCCAAATGGGCGAAATCACCAGCGCTCTGCGGGTCTGCAAAATGGCCGCGCCCGCCCATCAGCAGCCGGCCCTGCGCATCCTTGCGGAAGTACAGCAGCAGGCGTTGCGAGGTGGATCCAGTTTCACCCCCCGGCAAGATATGCTCGCCCGCCTTGCCCAGCGGTTGGGTGGCCACGATGAAGCTGTTGGCCGCGAGTACGGTACGCGCCAGGCCCGGCCAAAGGCCATCAGTGTAGCCGTTGGTGCCCAGAAGCACCTGCTGCGCTTGCACGCGGTGGCCCTCGGCCGTGGTGGCGACCCAGTGCGCGCCCCTGCGCTCCAGCGCCACCACTGGCGAGCCGCCGTGCACCTGCACGCCCTTGGCTTGTACTGCGCGCACTAAGCCGCGTACGTAGGCTAGAGGCTGGACGGCGCCAGCGCGCCCATCCATCCAGCCGCCGACAAAGGCCGACGTGCCGATGCGGGACGCCGTGGTAGCACGGTCCAGCATCTCAACGCGCACACCCCGCCGCTCCCACTGGCGGGCGCGAGAGTGCATGGTGTCCACCGCCTGCTGGGTATAGCCCACCTGCAGCCAGCCTGCCCGCAAGGGTGCGCAGTCGATGGAGTGTCGTTCGATCAGGCTGTATACCAAGTCGGCCGATCGGGATACGGCATCTATCAGCGGCTCCGCGCGCTTGGCACCGTAGATGCGCACTAGATCGTCGGGATCATACTTGAGGGACGGGTTCACCTGTCCACCGTTCCGCCCCGATGCGCCCCAGCCTGGTTCGTGCGCGTCCAGCACGTACACACTCGCGCCGCTCTCGGCCAAGTGTAGCGCGGCTGACAACCCAGTGTAGCCCGCGCCAATCACCAACACGTCAGTAGTGGTTAGGGGGACCGCCAGCGGTGGCGTGGGCGGCGCAGCGGGCGCAGTGGCGGCCCACAGAGACGGTGCTGACGGGTGGGACATCGCAGGCAACGCAGACGAAGAGTGCGAAATGAAGGAGGTCGCCGCTTTCATGCCGGACCTCCCACCAGTCCATGGTGCTGCAATACACGCCGCAGGAAGTCCTGCGTGCGTGCATGGCGCGGTGCGCCCAGCACCTGGGCGGCAGGTCCTTCCTCGACGATGCTGCCGCTGTGCAGAAAGCACACGCGGTCGGCCACTTCGCGCGCGAAGCCCATTTCGTGCGTCACCACGATCATGGTCATGCCCTCGTCGGCGAGCTGGCGCATGACGCCCAGCACGTCGCCCACGAGTTCGGGGTCGAGCGCCGAGGTGGGCTCGTCGAATAGCATGGCCTCGGGCTTCATGGCCAGCGCGCGCGCGATGGCCACGCGCTGCTGTTGGCCGCCCGAGAGCTGCGCGGGCCAGGCCTGGGCCTTGTCGGCCAGGCCCACCTTGCGCAGCAGCTCCAGCGCCTCGGCGCGCGCGGTGTCGGGGCGCTCGCCCTTGACGTAGACGGGGCCCTCCATGACGTTCTCAATCACGGTGCGGTGCGGGAACAGGTTGAAACGCTGGAATACCATGCCCATTCGGCTGCGCAGCGCGTGGACGGAGGGCGCGCGGTTGTCCACGCGCTCGCCGAAGGCGCGCACCTCGCCGCCCTGGTAAGACTCCAGGCCGTTGATGCAGCGAAGCACGGTGGACTTGCCCGAGCCCGAAGGGCCGATCAGGCACACGACCTGGCCGTGCTCCACGCGCAGGCTCACGCCTTGCAGCACTCGGTGGTCTCCGTAGGCCTTCTGCAGGCGGTCGATCTCGATCATGGCGATTTTCTCCCTGCGGCAAAGCGCTTTTCCAGCCGACGTAGCCCCCAGACCAGCGGCAGGCTCATGGCCAGATAGAGCAGGGCTACCAGGGTGTACACAGTCATGTTCTGGAAGGTGGACGAGGCGATCAGTTGGCCCTGGCGCGTCATCTCTGCCACGGTGATAGTGGAGACTAGGGACGAGTCCTTGAGCATCATCACCAGCGTGTTGCCGTAAGGCGGCAGCGCGATGCGGAAGGCCTGGGGAAGGACCACGCGGCGCATGAGCAGGGCGGGGCGCATGCCCATGGCCAGGGCAGCCTCGCGCTGGCCCGGGTCCACCGCTTCGATGCCGGCGCGGAAGTTCTCGGCCTGATAGGCCGAGTACGCGATGCCCAGGCCGATCACGCCGGCCTGGAAGGCCGTGAGCTGTATGCCGATGTCGGGCAGCACGAAGTAGATGTAGAACAGTTGCACTATGATGGGCAGCCCTCGGATCACGTTGATCACGGTGGAGGCGCACACCGAGAGGGCGCGCACGGGTGAGAGCTTGCCAAGCGCCAGCGCCAGCCCGATCACGCTGGACAACAAGAACGACAGCACGGTGACCTGCACCGTGACCATCGCCCCCTGCAGCAGGATGGGCAGAAACTCGCGCGCGTGCTGCAGAAATGCTTGCATGGCGGATTACCTTTAGGAGTGGGAGTTCAGATGCCCCATTTCTTGACGATCTGGGTTAGCGTGCCGTCAGCCTTGACGGCGGCGATGGCCTTGTTCAGTCGGGCCAGCGTTTCTGTGTCGCCCTTGCGCACCACAAGGCACACCTCGCCCACGTTGGAGGGCTTGTAGCCCTCGGCCAGCTTCACGCCCTGGAAGGTGTTCTGCCGGATCTGGTAGGCGATGATGGGTTGGTCCCCCAAGCCAGCCTTGATGCGGCCCAGCGCCAGATCGCGCGTCATGTCGGCCACCGAGTCATAGCTGCGCACCTCTTTGAAAGAGCCCTTCTTCTGCAGCATGTCGAGGAACACCGTGCCCACCTGGGCACCCACGACTTCGCCCTTGAGGTCATCCAGGGATGCGTAGGCCTTGGCATCGTCGGCCTTGACGATCAGGCCCTCGCCGTACGAGTACACCGCGTCGCTGAAATCCACCACTTGCTGGCGTGTGGCGGTCTTGAGCATCGCCGCCGAGATGATGTCGATCTTGTTCGACGTGAGCGATGGGATCAGCGCCGCAAAGCCGGTCTGCTGCACCGCTACCTGAAAGCCGCCGGCCTTGGCCACGGCCTGCACCGTATCGACCATCATGCCCTGGATGCTGTTGCTCTTCACGTCCAGAAACGTGAACGGAATGCCCGTGGCCGTGGCGCCCACGTTGTAGCTGGCAGGTGCAGTGGCGCCCTGCGCCGCAGCTAGTGTGACGGTACCGGCAGCGCATAGGCCCATGGCGATGTAGTGGACGCGGCGAATAAAGCAATGCATGGTCTGACTCCTTGGCGTGAAGAACGAACAGGAAAGGGAAGGGCGGGGTCGGTTCCGGGTGATGCGCCCCAAGTCGGGGCCCCACCCCGGAGCCACAAATTGGGTTTGCAAGAATGGCGCCAATCATCGATTCAATCGAATCTAAAAGAAATAAGTAAAAACCATTAAATGATTCATATGAATCGATATGCGATATTTATAACGCAATGGGTTATACTCGCGGTCATGAACACTCCCCTCCCGTTGCTGGACGAAGAAGCCAACCCCCTGTTCAACCAGTCGCTGGAGAAAGGGCTGGCCGTGCTCTGTGCTTTCAGCGCGCAGCGGCGCAGCATGACCCTGGCCGATGTGGCCGTTGCGGCCGACATCAGCAAAAGCTCGGCGCAGCGCATGGTGTTCACGCTGGAGCAATTGGGCTTTGTACGCAAGCACCCGCAGACGCGCCGCTATCAGCTCACGCCGCGCGTCATGCGCATCGGCTTTAACTACTTGGCGGCCAATGCACTAATTGATCTGGCCAACCCCTACCTCTCGGAGCTGACTAACGTCACGACCGAGACCACCTGCCTCACCGAGCCCGACGGTCTTGAAATGGTCTACGTGGCACGCTTCGTCAGCGCTCAGTTCGTGCCCGTGCACATGCCCATTGGCAGTCGCATTCCCATGTACTGCACGGCATCGGGCCGCGCTTGGCTTAGTGCGCTGCCCGACGAGGAGGCGCTGGCGCTGCTACGGGTGAGCGACCGCGTGGTCCACACGCGTTGCACCATTACGGATGAGTCCGCAATCCTTGCAGAGCTCAACCAGGCGCGCCAACGTGGCTACGCGGTTAACCGTGAGGAGCTGTTCCTAGGGGATATGACGCTGGGTGCCCCCGTGATCGGCAGCCATGGCCGCCCTGTGGCGGCGGTACACATCGTAGCCCCCACGAGCCGCTGGACACTTGAGGAGGCCGAGAGTCGACTGGGGCGGTCACTCTTGGCCTGTGCTCGTTCGCTTAGCAACTCGGTGCGCGCCCTGGGCTGAAACCAGTGCGCTTCACCCTTTCTTCAAGGAACCCTATGCTGTTTATCAAGACCATTACACAGAGCGCCGCCGCCGTCGATGGACTGCAGGATAGAGGTATCGTCGCAGTGCCGTTGAGCACCCCCGCCAGTGCTGTCCGTGGGTTGGCTGTGCAGGTGCCAGGTCGGCCGGACTGCGATACGGGGCTGTGGGAGTGCTCCCGAGGGCGCTTTCAACGTCAAGTACCGTCCGGTGAGATCATGCACATTGTTGCTGGAGCAGGTCGATTCTTACCTGAAGGTGAGGGCATGTCCGTCGTGGAATTCCGTGCCGGCGACACGCTCTTCTTCCCGCCGGAAACGCGTGGCGTAAGGGAAATCCGCGAGACGATCCGCAAGTTGTATGTGATGGTCTAGTTTCAATCTCTCCCCGGCTATCGGAAGTCGCTCCGTCCAAGTGGCCGAACTAGGGCCTGCTACGCAGAAGAAGTCCATCGGCGATCGGCTCAAACCTGGTGGAGCCGAGGAACATCGCGTCGCCTCCACCCGGTGGATCTCGCGCACGCCGCGGCTCCTGTGGGCCGGTAGATGAACGAGCGCGCAACGGTGCCGTCAATGACAGCTTCGCCATAGTTGGCCGAGTTGTTGAAGATGAGCTAACTGCCCGGACTGCGACCATCACTGGTCAACAAACATCGGCGGGGCATCGGCTGCCATTTAAGCAGACTCGTTGGCCGTGCCTGAGAGCGGCTTTCGGTGCCTGATGCGCTTAGCCGCCGTGTTGTCGCAGTAAAGCCGCAGATAGGCCAAGACGGGCGGTAGACACGGAGCTTGCGAAAGTTACAAAGTCCCCAGGCAGGGGGCTGTCGCAGTTCCAAATGCCGCCCCGTAGGCATAAATTTCCAGGGTACGCACCCAGTTACGCGCAGCAATGAACTGTCCGAGTGGGCGACAAGCTCTCCGGTGCAAGCGGTCCACGCAAGCGCTGCCTCGAGCATGCCGGAAACCAACTTGAGGACCGGACGCTTTGCAATGCGGTAAGCGACGATTTCGCCGTTGTTCAGGTATATGCACGCTGGCAGGTAGAGCTTGTGGCCATTCACATTGAACTCGGTGGCATCGCTTGCACACTTCTGGTTTGGTGCGGTCGCACGGAAGTCGCGCTGCAGAACGTTCGGCACGTGCGCATCGCTGACGCCTAGAACATGCAGGGAGCGCTTCTTCGCCCGAATCGACGCGCGCGGCTCCATCTTGCGCGTCCGGATGCTGTACGCACTTGTGATGGACCGGTTCCGCCTTCGAAGTGCGAAGCACGACCGTGATCCGCCGGTAGCCGTAGCGGCCCTGGTGCTCCAGTGCGGATCGTGGCTTCGATGGTGCTTTACCCCCAAGAGCGCTCTTGAGCGCGTGAATGTCCAGGTGCGCCTCGGCCAGCAGCTTCTTGAGCTTGGCGTTCTCAGCTTCGAGTTCACGCAGCCGGTGTGCATCCGATGACTGCATGCCGTCGAACGTGATTGGCCACTTGTAGAAGGTCGCGTCGCCGAAGCCGCCACTGCGACACAGCTCGTTGAGACGCCTAGCCGACAAGCAAAGTGACACGTTACTCTGCAAGAGGAGCATTCCGTGCAAGCGGTTGTACGCAACCCTCTGGAGGGGCGCTAAATCAACAGCCTCGTGCGCAGCACCACTCAAGCGTCGGCTGATGCCGACACCCTTGACGCCAGGAAATCGATAAAGGTACGAACCTTCGCCGAAAGATACTTGCGGCTTGCATAGACGGCGTACAGGGTGTGGAAGAACTTTACGTTCTCCGGCAGGACTGCTTCAAGTCGGCCTGCTACCAGATCTTCTTGCACCATCCGCGTCGGTAGGAACGCCAAGCCCATGCCGCGCAGCGCCGCCAAGTGCAGCAGCGACTCGTTTTCGCTGAGCATCGTTGTGCGAAAGCTCACCCGCTGTTGTCCGTGCGGCCCGTCGAGCGTGAGTTGGTCACCCGTATTGATCCCGCTGTAGCGGAGCAGTGCGTGCCCATTCAGATCGGCCGTGCTGCCGGGGCGCCCGGCCCGGGAGAGATAGTCCGGCGATCCAAGCAGCAGGAACTCTACCTCCATGAGTGGGCGTGCAACGAGGCCTGCGTCAAGCCGGTCTCGCGTCATTGCGCGCAGAGCCAGATCGAAACCCTCATCCACCAAATTCGCAATCCTGCCGCTCAAATCCATGGACAGGGAGACATCCGGGTAACGCTGCTGGTACTCGGCCAGGAGGTTCACGAAGAAGGGCGTTGCTGCCCACACAGGAGCACTCAGCCGGAGCGTTCCGCGTGGTGTGACAGCGATGTTGCTGATCGCCGCCTCTACTTCGTCCAGCGAGCCCAGCATTTCGCTGGCCTGGGCCAGATACAGCGCACCCGATTCTGTAAGGCTTACGCGGCGGCTGGTCCGGTTTAGCAAGCGCACGCCGGTGCGGCTCTCAAGATGCAGCACATGCTTGCTGGCCATCGCCGGGGAGAGGTTCAGGCGTTGGGCTGCAGCGGTGAAGCTCTTCGACTCGGCGACGCTGCAAAACACGCGCAAGCTGGTCAGGGTGTCCATGATCATCAATCTACGAGAAATGATCCATCAACGCAATCGCAATTGATGCACTCATAAGAAACGACGAAAGTTCATCCCTCAATTCTGAGTACATGCCGGACATTGGCCGACCCGCCAGAGAGTCCTACTCACAGGAATACACATGAATCACCACAGTGTCAGGCTACCGACCTACTTCCTCAGTCATGGTGGCGGCCCATGGCCCTACATGACAGGCGAGTTCCGGGCCGGAATGGCACAACTCGAGCAATCGCTGCTGGAAATGCGTCAGGAATTGGCTGACCTGCCCCAAGCGGTGTTGGTGGTCTCCGGGCATTGGGAAGAGCGGGGCTTCGCCGTCTCTTCGGGCACCCGACCTGGCATGGTGTACGACTACTACGGCTTTCCCGACGAGCTGTACCACATCAGGTACGGCGCGCCCGGTTCACCAGAGCTGGCGCGGCGAGTGCAAGGACTGCTTGCCGCGCAAGGCATCGACGCCCGGATGGACCCCACTCGCGGCTTCGACCACGGCACGTTCAGCCTTATGAAGCCGCTGTACCCCGAGGAGACCCTGCCGGTGGTACAGCTGTCGCTGGACGCCGACCTCGACCCCGCTCTGCACCTTGCTGCGGGGCAGGCCCTGGCTCCGCTGCGCGATGAAGGTGTGCTGATCGTCGGCAGCGGCTTGAGTTTCCACAATCTGCGCTTGACACGCGGTACGGCCGGCTTCGCACCCTCGCGCCAGTTCGATGGCTGGCTTCAGCACGTCCTGACATTGGCTTCACCGGATGAGCGAGTGCACCAGCTCATCGACTGGAAAAACGCCCCTGCAGCACGCATCGCGCATCCGCGCGAAGACCATCTTCTGCCCTTAATGGCGGTCGTCGGCGCAGCCTTGGAAGAACCGGGGCAAGTCACTTACCACCAGACCGATTTCTTCGGCGGGATTACAGCATCGAGCTTTCGTTTCGGTGCAGTACCCGCTGCATTCCTCGCCACGTCGGGGCAACACAATCTGGAGCACTAACATGAAAGCTGTGCTTCTCAATGGCTATGGCGGCATCGACCAACTGGTACTGGGCGAATGCCCGATACCAAAGCCTGGTCCCGGTGAAGTCCTGGTCAAGATATCCGCTTCCGCAGTGAATCCGTTCGATCTGATTCTTCGGCAGGGCTACATGGCGCAACTGATTCCACTGCCGCTGCCGGCCGTGCTGGGCGGCGATGCGGCCGGCACCGTGGCCCAACTGGGGCTGGGCGTTACTGGGCTGGCGGCCGGTGATCGCGTCGTCGCCGATTTCGCACCCAACGGCAAAGGCGCCCACGCGGAATACGGTGTCCTGCCAGCGACTTCGGTGGCGAAGCTCCCGCCTGGGATAAGTTTCGAACAGGGGGCCTCGCTGGTCAAAGCAGGCCTGACGGGACGACAGACGGTCGATGCGCTTGGCGTAAAAACCGGTGATCGCGTTCTGGTCTCCGGCGGCCTCGGTACCGTTGGGCGCGTGGCGATCCAGTACCTCAAGCAGATCGGCGCGAAGCCGGTGGCCGGTGTCCGCCCGCAGCGCCTGGGCGAGGCCCGTGAACTGGCTGGTGAGGCGCTTGACATCACTGCAGCGCCTTCGGCGGCTACCTTTAACTTCGCCATCAGCGCAGCTGCTCCGGTCGCCGGCCAAGTTTTCGCGCATGTGAGTGACGGCGGCCAGATCGCTGCCATCGTCCCGACCCCGCAGGACGCGAATCCCGGTGACCGGGTGCGCGTGCACCAGCTGTACCACCGCACCGACGCTGCGATGCTGGACGCAGTGCTGAAAGACGCTGCACTCGGAGCGCTGGTTGTACCGATTGTCCGTGTCCTGCCGTTGGACCAGATCGGCGAGGCACACCTCGCCGCCGCCGCCGGGGCGCCGGGAAAGCTCGTCCTGCGGCATTGATCACAGTCCGCATCTCTCCTTGTCATTCATCAAAAGGACTCACCGTGTCCCATACCTCGATTTCGCTTGCATCACAACCTGCCGGGAAGGGTCTCCAAGCCGGGCTGTGGATCGCCCAAGTGCTAGTCTTCGCAGCCTTTACATTGTTCGGCGCCATGAAGCTATTCATGCCGGTGGAAGCGCTGGCCAGTATGTGGGTATGGCCGGGACAGGTGCCGCCCGCATTCTTGCGCATCATGGGCGTCATCGATGTGGCCGGCGGCCTTGGCGTGCTGCTGCCCGCGCTGACCCGCGTTCAGCCCCGACTCGGTGTATTGGCGTCGCTGGGCTGTGTGCTGCTGCAAGTGGCAGCGATGGTATTCCATACATGGCGCGGTGAGTATTCGGCGCTACCTCTGAACCTGATCCTGCTGGCTCTGTCGGCCTTCATCCTGTGGGGCCGCGGCAGCCACGCTCCAATTGAACCGCGGGCCTGACGCCGGCGCGTCCACGGCGGCACCCACCTGTCACCCTCAAAAAGACAGCTCCCATGAATCTCTACTACAGCCCCGACACCTGTGCATTGGCTTCACACATCGCGCTGCGCGAGACCGGCATGCCCTTCACCGCCGTGAGGGTGGATCTGAAAACCCACTCCTGCTAGGATGGCCGCAACTACCACAGTTTGAACGCGCGCGGCTACGTACCGCTGCTCGAACTCGATGATGGCCTGCGACTGAGCGAGGGCCCAGCCATCCTTCAGTAGATTGCGGACCTCGTGTGGGCCAAGCGGTTGGCTCCACAGGTCGGCACCATGCAGCGCCACCGCATGGTTGAGTGGCTGGCCTTTATCAGCAGTGAACTACACCGCAACTTTGGACTGTTGATTGATCCTGCCGTACCAATGGATCTCAAACCTCTGTACCGAAAGCGACTGGCCGATCGCTTCGCCTGGCTGGAGTCCAAACTCCCAGAACAAAGCAATCTGCTCGGGAAAGATCTGTCGGTGGCGGACATCTATCTCTTCGTGGTTGTTGGCTGGACCAGCTTCGTCGACGTAGACATGTCGCCTTGCCACCGCCTGGGTACGCTGGTCGCCCGCATCGGGCAGCGGCAGACAGTTAAAGATACTCTGCTGGCTGAAGGGCTGAGCTGCCTATCAGAGAGCGCGGCAGCAACCGTGACCAATACACCCAGACCCGAGTTAACTGGGGCGTCAGCACAACAAACTTAACGGCCTTCCTTGATGCGCTACTCTTCCTCACTACGGATAGAGTAGCGCGGCTCGTACAGGCGATGGTCCTCGCTAGCTAGACTGACGCCGAGATGTCGAAGATTGCTTCCTCGCGGACCGCTCGCCAACCACTCGTTTCTCAGCAAGCCCAGCACCTGTTGGGCCGCAGCAGTGCGCCAACCGGTAATAGAGTTGTTAACCCAACAACTTGCTTAGTCACGAGCCCGCCCCAATCTTCTTGAAGT from Acidovorax sp. A79 includes the following:
- a CDS encoding NAD(P)/FAD-dependent oxidoreductase; its protein translation is MSHPSAPSLWAATAPAAPPTPPLAVPLTTTDVLVIGAGYTGLSAALHLAESGASVYVLDAHEPGWGASGRNGGQVNPSLKYDPDDLVRIYGAKRAEPLIDAVSRSADLVYSLIERHSIDCAPLRAGWLQVGYTQQAVDTMHSRARQWERRGVRVEMLDRATTASRIGTSAFVGGWMDGRAGAVQPLAYVRGLVRAVQAKGVQVHGGSPVVALERRGAHWVATTAEGHRVQAQQVLLGTNGYTDGLWPGLARTVLAANSFIVATQPLGKAGEHILPGGETGSTSQRLLLYFRKDAQGRLLMGGRGHFADPQSAGDFAHLERAVELMFPSLGPLRYEYRWAGRIAVTRDFMPHLHKPAPGITMALGYNGRGIAMATSLGRQAAALMAGGSPADCPFPLTPLQPIPLHGLQRFYIAAGVAYYSLLDRLGA
- a CDS encoding amino acid ABC transporter ATP-binding protein; translation: MIEIDRLQKAYGDHRVLQGVSLRVEHGQVVCLIGPSGSGKSTVLRCINGLESYQGGEVRAFGERVDNRAPSVHALRSRMGMVFQRFNLFPHRTVIENVMEGPVYVKGERPDTARAEALELLRKVGLADKAQAWPAQLSGGQQQRVAIARALAMKPEAMLFDEPTSALDPELVGDVLGVMRQLADEGMTMIVVTHEMGFAREVADRVCFLHSGSIVEEGPAAQVLGAPRHARTQDFLRRVLQHHGLVGGPA
- the ehuD gene encoding ectoine/hydroxyectoine ABC transporter permease subunit EhuD, with the protein product MQAFLQHAREFLPILLQGAMVTVQVTVLSFLLSSVIGLALALGKLSPVRALSVCASTVINVIRGLPIIVQLFYIYFVLPDIGIQLTAFQAGVIGLGIAYSAYQAENFRAGIEAVDPGQREAALAMGMRPALLMRRVVLPQAFRIALPPYGNTLVMMLKDSSLVSTITVAEMTRQGQLIASSTFQNMTVYTLVALLYLAMSLPLVWGLRRLEKRFAAGRKSP
- a CDS encoding ABC transporter substrate-binding protein, which translates into the protein MHCFIRRVHYIAMGLCAAGTVTLAAAQGATAPASYNVGATATGIPFTFLDVKSNSIQGMMVDTVQAVAKAGGFQVAVQQTGFAALIPSLTSNKIDIISAAMLKTATRQQVVDFSDAVYSYGEGLIVKADDAKAYASLDDLKGEVVGAQVGTVFLDMLQKKGSFKEVRSYDSVADMTRDLALGRIKAGLGDQPIIAYQIRQNTFQGVKLAEGYKPSNVGEVCLVVRKGDTETLARLNKAIAAVKADGTLTQIVKKWGI
- a CDS encoding IclR family transcriptional regulator, producing MNTPLPLLDEEANPLFNQSLEKGLAVLCAFSAQRRSMTLADVAVAADISKSSAQRMVFTLEQLGFVRKHPQTRRYQLTPRVMRIGFNYLAANALIDLANPYLSELTNVTTETTCLTEPDGLEMVYVARFVSAQFVPVHMPIGSRIPMYCTASGRAWLSALPDEEALALLRVSDRVVHTRCTITDESAILAELNQARQRGYAVNREELFLGDMTLGAPVIGSHGRPVAAVHIVAPTSRWTLEEAESRLGRSLLACARSLSNSVRALG
- a CDS encoding cupin domain-containing protein codes for the protein MLFIKTITQSAAAVDGLQDRGIVAVPLSTPASAVRGLAVQVPGRPDCDTGLWECSRGRFQRQVPSGEIMHIVAGAGRFLPEGEGMSVVEFRAGDTLFFPPETRGVREIRETIRKLYVMV
- a CDS encoding LysR substrate-binding domain-containing protein, producing the protein MDTLTSLRVFCSVAESKSFTAAAQRLNLSPAMASKHVLHLESRTGVRLLNRTSRRVSLTESGALYLAQASEMLGSLDEVEAAISNIAVTPRGTLRLSAPVWAATPFFVNLLAEYQQRYPDVSLSMDLSGRIANLVDEGFDLALRAMTRDRLDAGLVARPLMEVEFLLLGSPDYLSRAGRPGSTADLNGHALLRYSGINTGDQLTLDGPHGQQRVSFRTTMLSENESLLHLAALRGMGLAFLPTRMVQEDLVAGRLEAVLPENVKFFHTLYAVYASRKYLSAKVRTFIDFLASRVSASADA
- a CDS encoding class III extradiol ring-cleavage dioxygenase, with protein sequence MNHHSVRLPTYFLSHGGGPWPYMTGEFRAGMAQLEQSLLEMRQELADLPQAVLVVSGHWEERGFAVSSGTRPGMVYDYYGFPDELYHIRYGAPGSPELARRVQGLLAAQGIDARMDPTRGFDHGTFSLMKPLYPEETLPVVQLSLDADLDPALHLAAGQALAPLRDEGVLIVGSGLSFHNLRLTRGTAGFAPSRQFDGWLQHVLTLASPDERVHQLIDWKNAPAARIAHPREDHLLPLMAVVGAALEEPGQVTYHQTDFFGGITASSFRFGAVPAAFLATSGQHNLEH
- a CDS encoding NADP-dependent oxidoreductase encodes the protein MKAVLLNGYGGIDQLVLGECPIPKPGPGEVLVKISASAVNPFDLILRQGYMAQLIPLPLPAVLGGDAAGTVAQLGLGVTGLAAGDRVVADFAPNGKGAHAEYGVLPATSVAKLPPGISFEQGASLVKAGLTGRQTVDALGVKTGDRVLVSGGLGTVGRVAIQYLKQIGAKPVAGVRPQRLGEARELAGEALDITAAPSAATFNFAISAAAPVAGQVFAHVSDGGQIAAIVPTPQDANPGDRVRVHQLYHRTDAAMLDAVLKDAALGALVVPIVRVLPLDQIGEAHLAAAAGAPGKLVLRH
- a CDS encoding DoxX family protein, with the translated sequence MSHTSISLASQPAGKGLQAGLWIAQVLVFAAFTLFGAMKLFMPVEALASMWVWPGQVPPAFLRIMGVIDVAGGLGVLLPALTRVQPRLGVLASLGCVLLQVAAMVFHTWRGEYSALPLNLILLALSAFILWGRGSHAPIEPRA
- a CDS encoding glutathione S-transferase C-terminal domain-containing protein, with translation MQRHRMVEWLAFISSELHRNFGLLIDPAVPMDLKPLYRKRLADRFAWLESKLPEQSNLLGKDLSVADIYLFVVVGWTSFVDVDMSPCHRLGTLVARIGQRQTVKDTLLAEGLSCLSESAAATVTNTPRPELTGASAQQT